One stretch of Chryseobacterium fluminis DNA includes these proteins:
- a CDS encoding DUF423 domain-containing protein — protein sequence MKTITLIFGAVYGMLSVILGAFGAHALKKILSVERLESFETGVRYQMYAAFFLLIVGYILKFETPSEKWTSLLMIIGTFMFSVSIYFLSLQDYLGVNLKFLGPITPLGGLLMILSWGMLIFYFAKNRM from the coding sequence ATGAAAACAATTACATTAATTTTTGGTGCCGTTTACGGAATGCTGTCCGTAATTTTAGGAGCGTTCGGCGCACACGCTTTAAAGAAAATTTTATCCGTTGAAAGGCTGGAAAGCTTTGAAACCGGAGTGCGATATCAGATGTATGCTGCCTTCTTTCTATTGATCGTCGGCTACATCCTGAAGTTTGAAACTCCTTCGGAAAAGTGGACTTCCCTTTTAATGATCATCGGAACTTTTATGTTCTCCGTAAGCATTTATTTTCTGAGTCTTCAGGATTATTTAGGGGTCAATCTCAAGTTTTTGGGTCCCATTACTCCACTGGGAGGTTTACTGATGATCCTGAGCTGGGGAATGCTGATTTTTTATTTTGCTAAAAACAGGATGTAA